TTGGTGGAGTAGCCGCCGACCCGGTTGCGGAACTGGGTGGCCCACGCCTGGAAGTCGTCGTAGAGCACCTGCTCGGCCTGCTGCCACTTCTCAATCTGTGTGGAAGTTTCCTTGGCCTCGTTGCCTTCCTTCAGCAACCGGTCGAACTCCGGGTTGTCGTAGCCAATGTCGTTGTAGGGGCTAGTGCTGGCGAAGTTGGCGGCAATCATGTTCTGAATCGTCGGATTGTCAGCCACCCAGCCGACGCCATAGATGAGTCCCTTGACCGGGTTATCACTCAGTACCGCATCCAGCAGGCCACCGAAGTCCTTGAACACCTCCGGGGTGCACTTCACGCCAGTATTGGTCTGGATCTGGTTACAGATGGCTTTCTGCACGTCACCAGTCTCATTGCCGAGCTGTGGAATTTTTACTTCATTCCCGGGTACACCACCAGCTCGGTCGATCAGCTCCTTGGCTTTGGCCGCGTCAAAAACACAACTGTCGCCGCAAATATCGGTGCCGCCACCGGGGATGGTGCTCGGCGCGAAACTGTTGGCGGTGGTGCGGGTGCCGTAGTAGATCTTCTCGTTGATCTCGTCCCAGTTGATCGACTTCGCTAGCCCAATGCGCACGTCCTTCTTCTTGAAGGTCGGATCACTGGTCGGATAGCCGTAGTACGAAAACTCCAACGCACCAGTCTCATTGATGAACCGGTTGCCCAGCACGCTGGGAGCCGTTGCGAGTGCGTTTTGCGGCAGATTGTTGGTGACATCCAACTGGTTGGCTTGTAGATCCGCCCAGAGTGCGTTGTTGTCTGCGTAGATCTTGAACTCGATCGAATCCGCGTTACCTGGCGTACCGGCGTAGTCCGCGTTCTTCACGACGGTCATCCCCTGGTTGTTCCAGGGGGATTCCAGCTTGTACGGCCCATTGCCGATTGGCTCTTTTTCGTAGCCCTTCGGATCATCAAAAGCTGCCTTTGGCATCGGCAATAGCTGCGGGCCACCGACGAAGTTGTAGAACAACGACTCGCCCAATGGTCGAGCCAACTTCACGGTGAAGACAGTGTCACTTTCGACCTTAAGGCCCGACATCGTCTCCGATTTACCGCTTTCGGCCTTCTTGTAGCCATCGACGTCCAACTGGTCCGGGCCAAGCACAAAGCCCAGCTGCTGACCGTTCTTACCGTTGGCGGCATAGTTCCAGGTATCGACGAAGGTCTGCGCGGTAACCTTGTCGCCGTTGGTGAAGGTGAAGCCCTCATTGATCTCGATGCTCCACGTGGTGCCGTCGTCATCGGAACTGATGTCTTTGGCAAGCTCGGTCTTGACCGGAACCATCGCGCCGGCACTATCAGCCTCGAACTTGATGAGGCCGAGGAACAGCGTCTGGTTGACCTGATAGCAGTACAGGTCGTAGCAGTTGGTCGGCGTCAGCGCCTGAAACTTCTCAATCGCCATCGAGAAGGAACCTCCGGACGAGCCACTGTCACTGTCGCCATTGTCGCTGGAGCTGCAGCCTGCCAACAGAAGCGCGCCACCCAGCACTGTGGCTCCTAGCGCCAGTTTCTTCTTACCAATCCTCATGCCTGTCCTCTCGCCTTACGTCACTGCCAGCCCAACGATCGAACTGAACCAGACCGGTAGGGCAACCGGCCACCACGGTCTGTCGTATTTGCGAGCCTATCGCGGTTACCGCCCCTGTTTTCAAGCAAACAGCGAGCCCAGCCTGCGAATCGTTACTTGCGCGGCCGAGCGACCGATCTTTCCGGACATAGCGTGAGGTGGAGGGTGCACCACCCGGGTTCGAAAAAAAATATAAAAATCTTGATTTGTGAGGTTTCAGCCGCCCGCTATAGGTGACACCCAGTCTGACGGCAACGGCAGAAAGGAGGTGCAACATGCTAGGTAGCGTTATTGAGTTCCTCGGAACTCCGAACCTTCACGGCAACGGTGACCCAGCCGCAGTAGCGGTGGCACTGCCGGAGAAGCAGCAGTTCCGATAAATCGTTGCGGACGGGCGCTTGCTCATCGCCGGTAACGGCACCAGACAACGCCGAAACCACAATGATTACTTCGTCGCCCGAGTATGGTGCAAACTGTGCTCGGGCGACGAAGTGTTCCGGTTAGCCAACCGCCAAGTGGATGGACTTCAGTCCAGATCACGGGGACAGTTCAGTGCCGACATCGACCGCTCGACAGCACGACTGGACAATGGGTTCGCCCGCGAGTTGGTCCGGAGGTAACCAATGAGTCCGAGTTCGCAACTGTCGGCGAAGGCAGTCACTACCGTCGGCCTGGCGGCGGTGATCGCCGCGGTTCTGCTGATGCCGACTCTGTTTGCCCAGGCCAATGCTGGAAAGAACAGCCAGAATCTCGGAGATGCGCCCGAAGGCAAAGTCACCATTTGTCACCGCACCA
The genomic region above belongs to Actinomycetes bacterium and contains:
- a CDS encoding ABC transporter substrate-binding protein, translating into MRIGKKKLALGATVLGGALLLAGCSSSDNGDSDSGSSGGSFSMAIEKFQALTPTNCYDLYCYQVNQTLFLGLIKFEADSAGAMVPVKTELAKDISSDDDGTTWSIEINEGFTFTNGDKVTAQTFVDTWNYAANGKNGQQLGFVLGPDQLDVDGYKKAESGKSETMSGLKVESDTVFTVKLARPLGESLFYNFVGGPQLLPMPKAAFDDPKGYEKEPIGNGPYKLESPWNNQGMTVVKNADYAGTPGNADSIEFKIYADNNALWADLQANQLDVTNNLPQNALATAPSVLGNRFINETGALEFSYYGYPTSDPTFKKKDVRIGLAKSINWDEINEKIYYGTRTTANSFAPSTIPGGGTDICGDSCVFDAAKAKELIDRAGGVPGNEVKIPQLGNETGDVQKAICNQIQTNTGVKCTPEVFKDFGGLLDAVLSDNPVKGLIYGVGWVADNPTIQNMIAANFASTSPYNDIGYDNPEFDRLLKEGNEAKETSTQIEKWQQAEQVLYDDFQAWATQFRNRVGGYSTNVSDVTIAPDGAVDLSAVLVVS